Proteins encoded within one genomic window of Streptomyces sp. NBC_01314:
- a CDS encoding IS256 family transposase: protein MLVDRARNEGLQLTGEGGLLQQLTKRVLESALEGEITDHVGYEKHDPAGKNNGNSRNGTRAKTVLTDVGPVEVRVPRDTAGSFEPQIVKKRQRRLTGVDEMVLSLSAKGLTHGEISAHLAEVYGAEVSKQTISTITDKVMDGMAEWQNRPLDRVYPVLFVDAINVKIREGKVANRPIYVVMAVTVDGTRDILGIWAGDGGEGAKYWLHVFTELKNRGLDDVLMLVCDGLKGLPDAVEAVWPRTIVQTCVVHLLRNSFRYAARQDWDKVAGALKPVYTAPSEDAATERFLEFQESWGGKYPAIVKLWSDAWAEFVPFLSFDVEIRKVICSTNAIESVNARIRRAVRARGHFPNEAAALKCIYMALMSLDPTGKGRKRWTMRWKAPLNAFQIAFEGRLTPSNN, encoded by the coding sequence ATGCTCGTTGACCGTGCCCGAAACGAGGGGCTGCAACTGACCGGCGAGGGCGGGCTGTTGCAACAGCTCACGAAGCGAGTGCTCGAGTCCGCTCTGGAGGGCGAGATCACCGACCACGTCGGCTACGAGAAGCACGATCCGGCCGGGAAGAACAACGGCAACAGCCGCAACGGGACCCGGGCGAAGACCGTGCTGACCGATGTCGGCCCGGTGGAGGTGAGGGTGCCGCGCGATACCGCCGGCAGCTTCGAGCCGCAGATCGTCAAGAAGCGCCAACGGCGTCTGACCGGCGTCGACGAGATGGTGCTCTCCTTGTCCGCGAAGGGCCTCACTCACGGAGAGATCTCCGCTCATCTCGCCGAGGTCTACGGAGCGGAGGTGTCCAAACAGACCATCTCCACCATCACCGATAAGGTCATGGACGGCATGGCCGAATGGCAGAACCGGCCCCTCGACCGCGTCTACCCCGTCCTGTTCGTGGACGCCATCAACGTGAAGATCAGGGAAGGAAAGGTCGCGAACCGTCCGATCTACGTGGTGATGGCGGTGACCGTGGACGGCACCCGCGACATCCTCGGCATCTGGGCCGGCGACGGCGGCGAGGGCGCGAAGTACTGGCTGCACGTGTTCACGGAGCTGAAGAACCGCGGCCTGGACGACGTGCTCATGCTCGTCTGCGACGGGCTCAAGGGCCTTCCCGATGCGGTGGAGGCCGTCTGGCCCCGCACGATTGTCCAGACGTGCGTGGTTCACCTGCTGCGCAATTCGTTCCGTTACGCCGCCCGTCAGGACTGGGACAAGGTCGCAGGGGCGCTCAAGCCCGTCTACACCGCACCCAGCGAGGATGCGGCGACGGAGCGGTTCCTGGAGTTCCAGGAGTCCTGGGGAGGGAAGTATCCGGCGATCGTGAAGCTGTGGTCGGACGCCTGGGCCGAGTTCGTGCCCTTCCTCTCCTTCGACGTCGAGATACGCAAGGTCATCTGCAGCACGAACGCGATCGAGAGCGTTAACGCCCGCATCCGCAGGGCTGTCCGCGCCCGCGGGCACTTCCCCAACGAGGCCGCCGCTTTGAAGTGCATCTACATGGCGCTGATGAGCCTGGACCCGACCGGCAAGGGCCGCAAGCGGTGGACCATGCGCTGGAAGGCGCCCCTGAACGCCTTCCAGATCGCCTTCGAAGGCCGCCTCACCCCGAGCAACAACTGA
- the eccB gene encoding type VII secretion protein EccB, translating to MASRRDELNAYTFAKRRTLASFLQPSPSGSEEGAPKPLRALWPGVIIGVVILAVFGGIGMFSPTAPKGWDKAEEHVIVASDSTTRYVVLKTDGQKQLHPVLNMASAKLLLDPGKADVITVDEKILDSGKPPHGATIGIPYAPDRLPSADEAEIAKRWAVCERPGDGGRAIQKAAFVLAEKEFSRTGGANKLSGGELMYVVGPDERTRYVVDARGTAYQLADPADTELLKALDTQGRDPQRVSQEWLDTLHKGDPISIPGIDGTPGSKANASTGLEQYDKVGEVIKAYDGQRMQYYVVLPGEVARVSEFVATLLLNSGDLVGVGQAGEAQQVHPGAVADSTTFGADKTWPTFRPKTVNDGTEATSGRNTVCNVLLSVGSKGRTKLSTWVGTDFPARLPTGSSSAYVTPGSGQLYRQFQGTETTAGGVFLVTDTGLRYALQSNSDSVTDDEGVGTSAKRREEELNQAKIAQTRLGYEKVTPSPVPVQWSTFLPTGPRLSEAAARQPQGS from the coding sequence ATGGCATCACGGCGGGACGAACTCAACGCCTACACCTTCGCGAAGCGCCGTACGCTCGCATCCTTCCTTCAGCCATCTCCGTCGGGCTCGGAGGAAGGTGCCCCCAAACCACTGAGGGCGCTGTGGCCCGGCGTCATCATCGGCGTGGTGATACTCGCGGTCTTCGGGGGCATCGGCATGTTCAGCCCGACGGCACCCAAGGGCTGGGACAAGGCGGAGGAGCACGTCATCGTGGCGAGCGACTCCACCACCCGGTACGTGGTGCTGAAGACTGACGGCCAGAAGCAGCTCCATCCCGTTCTCAACATGGCGTCGGCCAAGTTGCTCCTGGACCCCGGCAAGGCCGACGTCATCACCGTCGACGAGAAGATCCTGGACAGCGGCAAGCCACCGCACGGTGCCACGATCGGGATCCCCTACGCCCCCGACCGCCTGCCCTCCGCGGACGAGGCGGAGATCGCCAAGCGCTGGGCGGTGTGCGAGCGTCCAGGTGACGGCGGCCGCGCCATCCAGAAGGCCGCGTTCGTCCTGGCCGAGAAGGAGTTCTCCCGGACGGGCGGTGCCAACAAACTCTCCGGCGGCGAATTGATGTATGTCGTCGGCCCGGACGAGAGGACCCGGTACGTGGTCGACGCCCGGGGCACCGCGTACCAACTGGCCGACCCGGCCGACACCGAGCTGCTCAAGGCCCTCGACACCCAGGGCCGAGACCCGCAGCGAGTGTCACAGGAATGGCTCGACACCCTCCACAAGGGTGACCCGATCTCCATCCCGGGGATCGACGGCACGCCCGGCTCGAAGGCGAACGCCTCCACCGGCCTTGAGCAGTACGACAAGGTCGGCGAGGTCATCAAGGCATACGACGGCCAACGGATGCAGTACTACGTGGTGTTGCCGGGCGAGGTGGCCCGTGTCTCCGAGTTCGTCGCCACGCTGCTGCTCAACAGTGGTGACCTCGTCGGCGTCGGGCAGGCGGGCGAGGCGCAACAGGTACATCCCGGCGCGGTCGCCGACAGCACGACCTTCGGGGCTGACAAGACCTGGCCGACGTTCAGGCCGAAGACGGTGAACGACGGCACCGAGGCCACCTCCGGTCGCAACACTGTCTGCAACGTTCTGCTCTCGGTCGGCTCGAAGGGGAGGACGAAGCTGTCCACCTGGGTTGGTACCGACTTCCCCGCTCGACTGCCCACCGGTTCCTCCAGCGCGTACGTCACTCCCGGGTCCGGCCAGCTGTACCGCCAGTTCCAGGGCACGGAGACGACGGCGGGCGGCGTCTTCCTGGTGACGGACACGGGCCTGCGTTATGCCCTGCAGTCCAACAGCGACAGCGTCACCGACGACGAGGGCGTCGGTACCTCCGCCAAGCGGCGCGAGGAGGAGCTGAACCAGGCGAAGATCGCCCAGACCCGGCTCGGCTACGAGAAGGTGACGCCCTCACCGGTCCCTGTGCAGTGGTCGACGTTCCTGCCGACGGGACCGCGCCTGTCGGAGGCGGCGGCGCGGCAGCCGCAGGGCTCGTAG
- the mycP gene encoding type VII secretion-associated serine protease mycosin, which produces MSKANVRALHARSSRNAGTWGLRSGRGARPAALAAATALIATTPVLALPATTARADGGQCTFSSKNYAGRPWALQRVNLDELWALSTGKNVRVAVIDTGVDVKNPQLTKAVDASRGANYLPTKNSRGEKIDRGNSQGTTDTVGHGTRVAGIIAARPLKGTGFVGLAPDAEIIPIKQNNAEGDGTALTLASSIRHAVDEGADVINISQDTANAVRPDARLEAAVEHALGSDVVVVASAGNDGLGGNVKVTYPASYEGVLAVAASDRNNERASFSQSGDFVGVAAPGVDMISTVPGGGHCSDNGTSFSAPYVAGVAALLKSKYPKWTAQQIVAQIEQTAERSIPGHDPLVGWGVVDPVKALTDADPERPVESPKPEDGVTKGEAPAVTPLQFGETAEERNTRLATYVVVGGLVLVAGLGGTAVAIRDGRRRQRRSGPLSDDTRTR; this is translated from the coding sequence ATGTCGAAAGCGAACGTGAGGGCGCTGCACGCGCGGAGCAGCCGGAACGCGGGGACATGGGGGCTCCGAAGCGGCCGGGGCGCGAGGCCGGCGGCCCTGGCCGCCGCGACCGCGCTGATCGCCACCACCCCGGTGCTCGCCCTGCCCGCGACCACCGCCCGGGCGGACGGCGGCCAGTGCACGTTCTCGTCGAAGAACTACGCGGGCCGCCCCTGGGCGCTGCAACGCGTCAACCTCGACGAGCTGTGGGCCCTGTCCACGGGGAAGAACGTCCGAGTGGCCGTGATCGACACCGGGGTGGATGTCAAGAACCCCCAGCTCACCAAGGCCGTGGACGCCTCCAGGGGTGCGAACTACCTCCCCACGAAGAACTCCAGGGGCGAGAAGATCGACCGCGGCAACAGCCAGGGCACCACCGACACGGTGGGCCACGGCACGCGCGTGGCAGGCATCATCGCGGCCCGACCGCTGAAGGGGACCGGTTTCGTGGGCCTGGCCCCGGACGCCGAGATCATCCCGATCAAGCAGAACAACGCGGAGGGCGACGGAACGGCCCTCACCCTGGCGTCGTCGATCCGCCACGCGGTCGACGAGGGCGCCGACGTCATCAACATCTCGCAGGACACGGCCAACGCCGTAAGACCCGACGCTCGGCTGGAGGCGGCCGTCGAACACGCCCTCGGCAGCGACGTCGTGGTCGTCGCCTCGGCCGGCAACGACGGCCTGGGCGGCAACGTCAAGGTCACCTACCCGGCGTCGTACGAGGGCGTCCTGGCGGTGGCGGCCTCCGACCGCAACAACGAACGGGCCTCCTTCTCACAATCAGGAGATTTCGTAGGGGTGGCGGCCCCCGGCGTCGACATGATCTCCACAGTCCCCGGCGGCGGCCACTGCTCCGACAACGGAACGAGCTTCTCGGCGCCGTACGTCGCCGGGGTGGCGGCCCTCCTGAAGTCCAAGTACCCGAAATGGACAGCCCAGCAGATCGTCGCCCAGATCGAGCAGACGGCGGAACGCTCGATCCCCGGCCACGACCCTCTCGTCGGCTGGGGAGTGGTCGACCCCGTCAAAGCCCTGACGGACGCGGACCCCGAGCGCCCGGTCGAGAGTCCGAAGCCCGAGGACGGGGTGACCAAGGGCGAGGCCCCTGCGGTCACCCCGCTGCAGTTCGGCGAGACGGCGGAAGAACGGAACACCCGCCTGGCGACGTACGTGGTCGTGGGCGGCCTGGTGCTCGTGGCGGGCCTGGGCGGCACGGCGGTGGCGATCCGTGACGGACGGCGCAGGCAGCGCCGGTCGGGACCGCTAAGCGACGACACACGGACGCGCTGA
- a CDS encoding bifunctional riboflavin kinase/FAD synthetase, translated as MQRWRGLEDIPEDWGRSVVTIGSYDGVHRGHQLILRHAVERARELGVPSVAVTFDPHPSEVVRPGTHPPLLAPHHRRAELMAELGVDAVLILPFTTEFSRLSPADFVVKVLVDKLHAKAAVEGPNFRFGHKAAGDVAFLAEQGKTYDFDVEVVDLFVTGEAGGGQPFSSTLTRRLVAEGDVEGAREILGRPHRVEGVVVRGAQRGRELGFPTANVETLPHTAIPADGVYAGWLHVDGEAMPAAISVGTNPQFDGTERTVEAYAIDRVGLDLYGLHVAVDFLAYVRGQAKFDSLDALLVAMGEDVKRCRELIGAYQGE; from the coding sequence GTGCAGCGCTGGCGTGGCTTGGAGGACATCCCCGAGGACTGGGGGCGCAGCGTGGTCACCATCGGTTCCTACGACGGGGTGCACCGCGGGCACCAGCTGATCCTCCGGCACGCCGTGGAACGCGCCCGTGAGCTGGGCGTTCCGTCCGTCGCCGTCACCTTCGACCCGCACCCCAGCGAGGTCGTGCGCCCCGGCACTCATCCGCCGCTGCTCGCCCCGCACCACCGCCGCGCCGAACTGATGGCCGAGCTGGGCGTGGACGCGGTGCTGATCCTGCCCTTCACGACCGAGTTCTCGCGGCTGTCGCCGGCCGACTTCGTCGTCAAGGTCCTGGTCGACAAGCTGCACGCCAAGGCCGCCGTCGAGGGCCCCAACTTCCGTTTCGGCCACAAGGCCGCCGGGGACGTGGCGTTCCTGGCCGAGCAGGGCAAGACGTACGACTTCGACGTCGAGGTCGTCGACCTGTTCGTCACCGGTGAGGCGGGCGGCGGACAGCCGTTCTCCTCGACCCTGACCCGACGGCTGGTCGCCGAGGGCGACGTCGAGGGCGCGCGCGAGATCCTCGGCCGCCCCCACCGCGTCGAGGGCGTCGTCGTGCGCGGCGCCCAGCGCGGCCGCGAACTGGGTTTCCCGACGGCCAACGTCGAGACCCTCCCGCACACCGCGATCCCTGCCGACGGCGTCTACGCCGGCTGGCTGCACGTCGACGGCGAGGCCATGCCCGCCGCGATCTCCGTCGGCACGAACCCGCAGTTCGACGGCACCGAGCGCACGGTCGAGGCGTACGCCATCGACCGTGTCGGACTCGACCTCTACGGCCTCCATGTCGCCGTCGACTTCCTCGCCTACGTGCGCGGCCAGGCGAAGTTCGACTCGCTGGACGCGCTGCTCGTGGCGATGGGCGAGGACGTGAAGAGGTGCCGGGAGCTGATCGGGGCGTATCAGGGGGAGTAA
- a CDS encoding SCO5717 family growth-regulating ATPase has product MSSDRDGMRGGWATPDDDQPDAESAIEMTGEFTIDYAPPAWYTQNAPSGVAGSEPGAGTGANAGADTGAGVGAGGVPPVGGAATPPFAPPVGPPVDMSGVPGSFPPPWPPLAAAPQVGGGGNEGDIESGATMRISAGALKREIGDAATAQGASGTGTSAAAGSPSGAVPGAGVGVGVGANAASGGAAGAADFELNSPQAASPESGSAGGPDGGSVAAGGEGAGVPDAGDVPETATAADAPQPEEPDSAGADAGAHADAGSGSGSGSDGDSGDGDAAVAQPTEAVSSAEAVSSSEGQDAQGGNGQGSDGGVADEGSVARDASGEAGVAVGEPAGGAVAPDAVSDGAEPTEAAPQGAVASQSAVPQDLPSQGSDPQAAAPQHPASPGPGPHDAPPVPAQPTDGTAPGTEPRDAAPQTAEPQAAAPQPGAPQGAAPAPGAPGDVPQTPPVWTPPTPTPQGGLPPLPPAYQPAAPAAPASGAQWPPTGPSASAYPEVAGQQPTAAQGGPSMPPQQPFHPQAPQGAPAAWGTPIDATPGGASGVPGAPGAPDTPGVPMSPGVPDASATPNAPGPTPPPPGRQPPAGQAPDAPSPAGYGFPHPGGPVPPQAPIPQQGGYGFPQPPAQPGHPGQPVQSGGQPGQPGIHPPAGPPAQAIPGYGFPHPGAPVPPQAPIPQQGGYGFPQPPAQPGHPGQPAAAAPPAQPGHPGAPAPQAGYGFPPSPAPGTPGAPGAPYATPQSPPNSPTPPSGYGFPQPPAQPGHPEHPGYPGHPQPPFPDQPGHPVQPAQAAHPDHPGQSGHTGQPGHPGGHPYPSAPSAPTAPVDPRTGAAWPQPVQHDQRQPTNPGVAPLGYTAAVELSSDRLLNSKKQKTKSSRPGSGGGLFKLGGKKEEAERQRKLQLIRTPVLSCYRIAVISLKGGVGKTTTTTALGSTLATERQDKILAIDANPDAGTLGRRVRRETGATIRDLVQAIPYLNSYMDIRRFTSQAASGLEIIANDVDPAVSTTFNDEDYRRAIDILGKQYPIILTDSGTGLLYSAMRGVLDLADQLIIISTPSVDGASSASTTLDWLSAHGYQDLVARSITVISGVRDTGKMIKVEDIVSHFETRCRGVVVVPFDEHLSAGAELDLDMMRPKVREAYFTLAAMVAEDIARHQQSHGLWTSDGNPPPVVAPPMPGQQMPGQQPYPQQPGQPQPHPGQPYPGQPAPDQAPQPYGYPGQPAPGQPAPGQPYAPQQPQHPQHPQHPQHPQQGQPYPPAPPQQQ; this is encoded by the coding sequence GTGAGCAGCGATCGGGACGGGATGCGCGGGGGCTGGGCCACACCCGACGATGACCAGCCCGACGCGGAGTCCGCCATCGAGATGACGGGCGAGTTCACCATCGACTACGCGCCGCCTGCCTGGTACACGCAGAACGCCCCGTCGGGAGTGGCCGGTTCGGAACCGGGCGCGGGTACGGGTGCCAATGCTGGTGCCGATACGGGTGCGGGTGTGGGTGCCGGGGGCGTTCCTCCGGTCGGCGGTGCCGCGACGCCTCCGTTCGCGCCGCCGGTCGGTCCTCCGGTCGACATGTCCGGCGTGCCCGGTTCGTTTCCGCCGCCCTGGCCCCCGTTGGCCGCCGCGCCCCAGGTCGGCGGCGGCGGGAACGAGGGGGACATCGAGAGCGGCGCGACCATGCGGATCTCCGCCGGCGCGTTGAAGCGTGAGATCGGGGACGCGGCTACCGCCCAGGGCGCCTCCGGCACGGGGACGAGTGCGGCTGCGGGCTCGCCTTCGGGTGCGGTGCCTGGCGCCGGTGTGGGTGTGGGTGTGGGTGCGAATGCTGCTTCCGGTGGTGCAGCGGGTGCCGCTGACTTCGAGCTGAACTCGCCGCAGGCGGCGAGCCCGGAGTCTGGGAGCGCCGGGGGCCCTGACGGCGGGTCCGTGGCCGCTGGCGGCGAGGGTGCCGGGGTCCCTGACGCCGGGGATGTACCGGAAACCGCTACGGCCGCGGATGCCCCGCAGCCTGAGGAGCCGGACAGCGCCGGTGCCGATGCCGGTGCGCATGCGGATGCCGGTTCCGGTTCCGGTTCCGGTTCCGATGGGGATAGCGGTGACGGTGATGCCGCCGTCGCGCAGCCCACCGAGGCCGTGTCGTCCGCCGAGGCCGTGTCGTCCAGCGAGGGTCAGGACGCGCAGGGCGGGAACGGTCAGGGCAGCGACGGCGGTGTGGCCGACGAGGGTTCGGTCGCCAGGGATGCGTCCGGCGAGGCCGGTGTCGCCGTGGGCGAGCCGGCCGGGGGTGCCGTGGCCCCGGATGCCGTCTCCGACGGGGCCGAGCCGACGGAAGCCGCCCCTCAGGGCGCCGTTGCGTCGCAGAGCGCCGTCCCGCAGGATCTCCCGTCTCAGGGCTCCGACCCACAGGCGGCCGCACCTCAGCACCCCGCATCGCCGGGCCCCGGCCCCCACGACGCCCCCCCTGTCCCCGCCCAGCCCACGGACGGCACCGCCCCCGGCACCGAGCCCCGGGACGCCGCGCCGCAGACCGCCGAGCCCCAGGCCGCCGCACCTCAGCCGGGGGCCCCCCAGGGTGCCGCGCCCGCTCCGGGAGCCCCCGGAGACGTACCGCAGACGCCTCCGGTCTGGACGCCGCCGACGCCGACACCGCAGGGTGGGCTTCCGCCGTTGCCGCCCGCGTACCAGCCGGCCGCGCCCGCGGCGCCTGCCTCGGGAGCGCAGTGGCCCCCGACCGGGCCGTCGGCGTCGGCGTACCCCGAGGTCGCCGGCCAGCAGCCGACAGCCGCGCAGGGCGGGCCGTCCATGCCGCCGCAGCAGCCGTTCCACCCGCAGGCCCCGCAGGGTGCGCCCGCGGCCTGGGGCACCCCGATCGACGCCACCCCCGGCGGCGCCTCCGGCGTCCCTGGCGCTCCTGGTGCGCCTGACACCCCCGGTGTCCCCATGTCACCCGGCGTGCCCGACGCCTCCGCTACGCCGAACGCCCCGGGTCCGACACCTCCGCCGCCCGGCCGGCAGCCGCCAGCCGGGCAAGCCCCCGACGCCCCCTCCCCCGCTGGTTACGGCTTCCCGCATCCCGGCGGGCCCGTACCTCCGCAGGCGCCCATCCCTCAGCAGGGCGGCTACGGCTTCCCCCAACCCCCGGCACAGCCCGGGCACCCCGGCCAGCCGGTGCAGTCGGGGGGACAGCCAGGCCAACCTGGCATCCACCCTCCCGCCGGACCCCCTGCCCAGGCCATCCCCGGTTACGGCTTCCCGCACCCCGGCGCACCCGTACCCCCACAGGCGCCCATCCCTCAGCAAGGCGGCTACGGCTTCCCCCAACCCCCGGCACAGCCCGGGCACCCCGGCCAGCCAGCCGCCGCCGCACCCCCGGCCCAGCCGGGGCACCCGGGCGCCCCCGCCCCCCAGGCCGGCTACGGCTTCCCGCCCTCCCCTGCCCCCGGCACCCCTGGCGCACCGGGCGCCCCCTACGCAACCCCCCAGAGCCCGCCCAACTCCCCCACTCCTCCGAGCGGCTACGGCTTCCCCCAGCCCCCCGCTCAGCCCGGCCATCCGGAGCACCCCGGCTACCCGGGGCACCCCCAACCCCCCTTCCCCGACCAGCCCGGACACCCGGTACAGCCCGCCCAGGCAGCGCACCCGGACCACCCCGGCCAGTCAGGCCACACCGGTCAGCCTGGTCATCCCGGTGGGCACCCGTACCCCTCCGCTCCCTCCGCTCCTACCGCCCCCGTCGACCCCCGCACCGGCGCGGCCTGGCCGCAGCCCGTGCAGCATGACCAGCGGCAGCCCACCAACCCCGGTGTGGCGCCGCTCGGTTACACGGCCGCGGTGGAGTTGTCGTCCGACCGGCTGCTGAACAGCAAGAAGCAGAAGACGAAGAGCAGCCGTCCGGGGTCGGGCGGCGGGCTGTTCAAGCTGGGCGGGAAGAAGGAGGAGGCCGAGCGGCAGCGGAAGCTGCAGTTGATCAGGACGCCGGTGCTGTCCTGCTACCGCATCGCGGTCATCAGCCTCAAGGGCGGCGTGGGCAAGACGACCACCACCACGGCCCTCGGCTCGACGCTCGCCACCGAGCGGCAGGACAAGATCCTCGCGATCGACGCCAACCCGGACGCGGGCACGCTCGGCCGTCGCGTGCGGCGCGAGACCGGGGCGACCATCCGCGACCTCGTCCAGGCGATCCCGTACCTCAACTCGTACATGGACATCCGCCGGTTCACCTCCCAGGCGGCCTCCGGGCTGGAGATCATCGCCAACGACGTGGACCCCGCCGTCTCCACGACGTTCAACGACGAGGACTACCGGCGCGCGATCGACATCCTCGGCAAGCAGTACCCGATCATCCTCACCGACTCGGGCACCGGCCTGCTCTACAGCGCCATGCGCGGCGTGCTCGACCTGGCCGACCAGCTCATCATCATCTCCACCCCGTCCGTGGACGGTGCGAGCAGCGCCAGTACGACACTGGACTGGCTCTCCGCGCACGGGTACCAGGATCTGGTGGCACGTTCCATCACGGTCATCTCGGGAGTGCGCGACACCGGCAAGATGATCAAGGTGGAGGACATCGTCTCCCACTTCGAGACGCGCTGCCGCGGTGTCGTGGTCGTACCGTTCGACGAACACCTGTCCGCCGGCGCCGAGTTGGACCTCGACATGATGCGGCCGAAGGTGCGGGAGGCGTACTTCACGCTTGCCGCGATGGTCGCCGAGGACATCGCCAGGCACCAGCAGTCGCACGGCCTGTGGACGTCGGACGGCAACCCGCCGCCGGTGGTCGCCCCGCCGATGCCCGGCCAGCAGATGCCCGGTCAACAGCCGTACCCGCAGCAGCCGGGCCAGCCGCAGCCGCACCCCGGCCAGCCCTACCCGGGTCAGCCGGCCCCCGACCAGGCTCCACAGCCCTACGGCTATCCCGGCCAGCCGGCACCGGGCCAACCCGCTCCGGGCCAGCCGTACGCACCCCAACAGCCGCAGCATCCGCAGCATCCGCAGCATCCGCAGCATCCGCAGCAAGGCCAGCCCTACCCGCCCGCTCCGCCGCAGCAGCAGTAG
- the eccE gene encoding type VII secretion protein EccE: MASATRGRSRSQPGDARRSRSHGSSSPDPTARSGAAPGASPSSRGSVSPHLMSRSGHRGSFAVRRLVMLETAAALVVAGWLLGTLALVSAIVAAAVLVVLALVRRRGHSLPEWLGSLLALRARMRRAASTPLSPGVDPGLAPAVECDPSLRTYSFNRGDRRDQRPVGMVGDGGFLTAVLQLESDTGALRAERGRRPLPVALVQDVLEVDGIVLESAQVLVHTQPAPALHLPQQSVVVSNYAPLQAQTGAPAVRIMWIALKLDPELCPEAVAARGGGLRGAQKCLVRAAEHLSSRLTGAGFRANVLTEEELTAAIATSACANPMVTAQAAQTGPDEAPQRRTEESSRSWRCDNRRHTTYWVRRWPQLGGSGTSLAQLVAQLTTVPALATTFSLTLAKGGRQDVAITGHLRITGRSNQELTDARRDLEHAARQARTGLVRLDREQLPGVLATLPLGGAR, translated from the coding sequence ATGGCTTCCGCAACACGGGGCCGGTCGCGATCGCAACCGGGTGACGCGCGCCGGTCGCGTTCGCACGGTTCCTCCTCCCCCGATCCAACAGCGCGGTCGGGAGCGGCACCTGGCGCCTCCCCGTCATCCCGCGGGTCCGTCTCACCTCATCTGATGTCCCGCTCGGGGCACAGGGGTTCGTTCGCGGTACGGCGGCTGGTGATGCTGGAGACGGCGGCCGCTCTCGTGGTGGCCGGATGGCTCCTCGGCACGCTCGCGCTCGTTTCGGCGATCGTGGCCGCCGCGGTGCTGGTCGTACTCGCCCTCGTGCGACGCCGTGGGCACTCCCTGCCTGAGTGGTTGGGCTCACTGCTGGCGCTGCGGGCCCGGATGCGCAGGGCCGCGAGCACGCCCCTGTCCCCGGGGGTCGATCCGGGTCTCGCGCCTGCCGTGGAGTGTGATCCGAGTCTGCGGACGTACAGCTTCAACCGCGGCGATCGCCGCGATCAGCGGCCGGTCGGCATGGTGGGTGACGGAGGATTCCTCACCGCGGTGCTCCAACTGGAGTCGGACACCGGTGCCCTGCGCGCCGAGCGCGGTCGTCGGCCACTGCCTGTCGCACTCGTACAGGACGTCCTGGAGGTCGATGGCATCGTGCTGGAGTCGGCGCAGGTCCTGGTACACACGCAGCCGGCGCCGGCGCTGCACCTGCCCCAGCAGTCGGTCGTGGTGAGCAACTACGCGCCGCTCCAGGCACAGACCGGGGCTCCCGCGGTACGCATCATGTGGATCGCGTTGAAACTCGACCCCGAGTTGTGCCCGGAGGCGGTGGCCGCGCGCGGCGGCGGTCTGCGCGGGGCGCAGAAGTGTCTCGTAAGGGCGGCGGAGCACTTGTCCAGTCGGCTGACGGGCGCCGGCTTCCGGGCGAACGTCCTCACGGAGGAGGAGCTGACGGCCGCGATCGCCACCTCCGCGTGTGCCAACCCGATGGTGACCGCGCAGGCCGCACAGACGGGGCCGGACGAAGCGCCGCAGCGGCGGACCGAGGAGTCCAGCCGCAGCTGGCGCTGTGACAACCGTCGGCACACCACGTACTGGGTGCGCCGCTGGCCTCAACTGGGCGGCTCCGGCACCTCGCTGGCGCAGTTGGTGGCACAGCTGACCACGGTTCCCGCGCTGGCGACGACCTTCAGTCTGACGCTGGCGAAGGGGGGCCGACAGGATGTGGCCATCACCGGCCACCTTCGCATCACGGGCCGCAGCAACCAGGAGTTGACCGACGCGCGGCGTGATCTGGAGCACGCCGCGCGGCAGGCGCGGACCGGACTCGTGCGACTGGATCGTGAGCAGCTTCCCGGTGTTCTCGCCACCCTGCCGCTCGGAGGTGCCCGCTGA